A genomic region of Alkalidesulfovibrio alkalitolerans DSM 16529 contains the following coding sequences:
- a CDS encoding metal ABC transporter permease — translation MIEALSFEFMQNALIAGLLSAVACGMVGALVVVGRMVFLAGGIAHAAYGGIGLAFFMRWPVMPTALAFSLAASAAMAAVTKGGQARADTVIGAIWAVGMAVGIILVDLSPGFAADLMSYLFGSILAVSRQDILFMAALDAVLLVLTVIFYRDLLAMSFDAEYARTRGVPVTFLHFLLPAMTAVTVVMLIRVVGLILVIALITIPPYLAERHSRSLAAMMAWAALYGALFCTVGLFASYHFNLTSGATIISVAAATFLLAAAFGRARAALRARRS, via the coding sequence GTGATCGAGGCCCTGTCCTTCGAGTTCATGCAAAACGCCCTGATCGCCGGGCTGCTCAGCGCCGTGGCCTGCGGCATGGTCGGCGCGCTGGTGGTCGTGGGCCGCATGGTCTTCCTGGCCGGAGGCATCGCCCACGCGGCCTACGGCGGCATCGGCCTGGCCTTCTTCATGCGCTGGCCCGTGATGCCCACGGCGCTCGCCTTCTCGCTCGCGGCCTCGGCCGCCATGGCGGCCGTGACCAAGGGCGGGCAGGCGCGCGCGGACACGGTCATCGGCGCCATCTGGGCCGTGGGCATGGCCGTGGGCATCATCCTGGTGGACCTCTCGCCCGGCTTCGCGGCCGACCTCATGTCCTACCTCTTCGGCTCCATCCTGGCCGTGTCGCGCCAGGACATCCTGTTCATGGCCGCGCTCGACGCGGTGCTGCTCGTGCTCACCGTGATCTTTTACCGCGACCTCCTGGCCATGTCCTTCGACGCCGAATACGCCCGCACGCGCGGCGTGCCAGTGACCTTCCTGCACTTCCTCCTGCCCGCCATGACGGCCGTGACCGTGGTCATGCTCATCCGCGTGGTGGGGCTCATCCTGGTCATCGCCCTGATCACCATCCCGCCCTATCTGGCCGAGCGCCACAGCCGCTCGCTGGCGGCCATGATGGCCTGGGCGGCCCTGTACGGCGCGCTGTTTTGCACCGTGGGCCTGTTCGCCTCCTACCACTTCAATCTGACCTCGGGCGCGACCATCATCAGCGTGGCCGCCGCGACCTTCCTGCTCGCCGCCGCCTTCGGCCGGGCGCGGGCCGCGCTGCGCGCGAGGCGATCATGA
- a CDS encoding Fur family transcriptional regulator, whose amino-acid sequence MTVEDTRAALRSAGLSATPHRLWVLALLEHAGRALSAPEILERAQSEQAMNKVTLYRILDLLAAKGLVAKSLGHDRSALYCLGERRTETAHGHFHCSGCGRALCLEIGAPALDLAALRASLPMRLDEISLNLFGRCPACLEHDAQSKAGEEP is encoded by the coding sequence ATGACGGTCGAAGACACGCGCGCGGCGCTTCGCTCGGCCGGTCTTTCAGCCACGCCGCACCGCCTGTGGGTGCTCGCGCTGCTGGAGCATGCGGGCCGGGCACTCTCGGCCCCGGAAATCCTGGAGCGCGCCCAAAGCGAGCAGGCCATGAACAAGGTCACGCTCTACCGCATCCTGGACCTCTTGGCCGCAAAGGGCCTCGTGGCCAAGAGCCTGGGCCACGACCGGAGCGCCCTGTACTGCCTGGGCGAGCGTCGCACGGAGACGGCCCACGGCCACTTCCACTGCTCCGGCTGCGGCCGCGCCCTGTGCCTCGAAATCGGAGCGCCCGCGCTCGACCTCGCGGCCCTGCGCGCGTCCCTGCCCATGCGCCTGGACGAGATCTCGCTGAACCTGTTCGGCCGCTGCCCGGCCTGCCTCGAACACGACGCGCAGAGCAAAGCGGGCGAAGAACCCTAG